Proteins from one Cicer arietinum cultivar CDC Frontier isolate Library 1 chromosome 3, Cicar.CDCFrontier_v2.0, whole genome shotgun sequence genomic window:
- the LOC101501983 gene encoding uncharacterized protein: MEQNSIWKNIPVDILEQIMKHLPHREYLALRAICYPWWISVSNVMAKDNCHPLTELPLVLLRNEDSMFYSLSTESLHRPKTQLLKRTQFCHGSFEGWLIMGDYTVYTVEGFATFFFLNPVTNVRIMIPSKLYFPSNSLLYVEKMVASSKPGSDCYLAGLLDDFCHIAIYKPFDNSWTIIEPDKDSGIYFVEVEIIGTKLYVTTDKTSQSILLVYDLKDWTNGPPKAEMLAKLPKLRPLVSSISGNHCIEIDHTICYLAKDEVSRELYLIYMICNVEYTTLHNYVLTYVEPPEVTTIEVYKLDMNKEPIGWQSVRLDDRVAFVSSCKSMVMSRDKLNYSKELIRGNSIYFGFILKCIVNPWLGLKLGMFCLNDSSIKYFPLKTSNHCCAPDPVWFVPSLW, encoded by the coding sequence ATGGAGCAAAACAGCATATGGAAAAATATACCAGTTGATATATTGGAACAAATTATGAAGCATTTGCCCCATAGAGAGTATCTTGCATTAAGAGCAATATGCTATCCTTGGTGGATATCAGTTTCTAATGTCATGGCAAAAGATAATTGCCACCCTTTAACTGAACTGCCACTAGTTTTACTACGAAATGAAGATTCAATGTTTTACAGTTTGAGTACTGAAAGTTTACATCGCCCCAAAACGCAACTGCTCAAGCGCACTCAGTTTTGTCATGGCTCATTTGAAGGATGGTTGATTATGGGAGACTATACAGTTTATACTGTAGAAGGTTTTGCGACATTTTTCTTCTTGAATCCAGTGACTAATGTTAGAATCATGATACCATCAAAGTTGTACTTTCCATCCAACTCTTTATTATATGTGGAAAAAATGGTGGCCTCTTCCAAGCCAGGTTCAGATTGTTATTTAGCTGGTCTTTTGGATGATTTTTGTCACATTGCAATTTATAAACCCTTTGACAACTCATGGACTATAATTGAGCCAGATAAGGATTCAGGGATTTATTTTGTGGAAGTGGAAATTATTGGTACGAAATTGTATGTAACAACTGACAAAACCTCACAATCCATATTATTGGTTTATGATCTCAAAGACTGGACTAATGGACCTCCAAAGGCTGAAATGTTGGCTAAGCTTCCAAAATTGAGGCCCCTAGTATCAAGTATCAGTGGTAACCATTGTATCGAAATCGATCACACTATCTGTTATCTAGCCAAAGATGAAGTGTCAAGAGAGTTATACTTGATTTACATGATCTGTAACGTGGAGTACACAACTCTACATAATTATGTCCTAACATATGTTGAGCCACCTGAAGTTACCACAATTGAAGTGTACAAGCTGGACATGAACAAGGAGCCTATTGGGTGGCAGAGTGTGAGGTTGGATGATAGAGTAGCTTTTGTTAGTAGTTGCAAGAGCATGGTAATGTCAAGGGATAAACTTAATTACAGTAAAGAGTTAATTAGAGGGAATAGCAtctattttggttttattttaaaatgtattgtGAATCCATGGTTAGGTTTGAAGTTGGGGATGTTTTGTTTGAATGATAGCAGCATCAAATACTTTCCTTTGAAGACATCAAATCATTGTTGTGCTCCTGATCCTGTCTGGTTTGTACCAAGTTTATGGTAA
- the LOC101502524 gene encoding mitotic-spindle organizing protein 1B-like gives MDPEAARSARESLDLAFHMSNILNTGLDRHSLSILIALCDLGVNPEALAAVVKELRKEKPPSQ, from the coding sequence ATGGATCCAGAAGCCGCGAGAAGTGCCAGAGAATCTTTGGACTTGGCATTTCACATGTCTAATATTCTCAACACGGGGTTAGACCGTCATTCTCTTTCTATCCTAATTGCACTATGTGATCTTGGGGTCAATCCTGAAGCACTTGCTGCTGTTGTCAAGGAGCTTAGAAAGGAGAAGCCCCCATCACAATGA
- the LOC101502831 gene encoding small ribosomal subunit protein eS4y-like: MARGLKKHLKRLNAPKHWMLDKLGGAFAPKPSSGPHKSRECLPLILILRNKLKYALTYREVIAILMQRHVLVDNKVRTDKTYPAGFMDVVSIPKTNENFRLLYDTKGRFRLHSVRDDEAKFKLCKVRSVQFGQKGIPYLNTYDGRTIRYPDPLIKANDTIKLDLEQNKIADFIKFDVGNVVMVTGGRNRGRVGVIKNREKHKGTFETVHVQDATGNEFATRLSNVFTIGKGTKPWVSLPKGRGIKLTVIEEARKRIAAQQVAAA, from the exons ATG GCAAGAGGGTTGAAGAAACATTTGAAGAGGCTCAATGCTCCAAAACATTGGATGCTTGATAAGCTTGGCGGTGCCTTT GCACCAAAGCCATCATCTGGACCACACAAATCAAGGGAGTGCCTGCCTTTGATTCTTATCCTGCGAAACAAACTAAAATATGCTCTCACATATAGAGAAGTAATTGCCATCTTAATGCAGCGCCATGTTTTAGTTGATAACAAAGTTAGGACAGATAAGACATATCCTGCTGGTTTTATGG ATGTCGTGTCTATCCCCAAGACTAATGAAAATTTCCGTCTTCTCTATGACACAAAGGGTCGATTCCGTCTCCACTCTGTAAGGGATGATGAGGCAAAG TTTAAGCTTTGCAAGGTACGATCTGTTCAGTTTGGGCAGAAAGGTATACCATATCTGAACACCTACGATGGACGCACCATCCGCTACCCTGATCCCCTGATTAAGGccaatgacacaatcaaacTAGACCTGGAACAAAACAAAATAGCCgatttcatcaaatttgatGTCGGGAATGTTGTTATGGTTACTGGTGGGAGGAACAGAGGCCGTGTTGGTGTCATTAAGAACAGGGAGAAGCACAAGGGAACTTTTGAGACCGTTCACGTCCAGGATGCCACTGGTAATGAGTTTGCAACCCGGTTGAGTAATGTCTTCACTATTGGCAAAGGTACAAAGCCTTGGGTGTCTCTTCCCAAAGGCCGGGGTATCAAATTGACTGTCATTGAGGAGGCTAGAAAGCGGATTGCTGCTCAACAGGTGGCAGCTGCTTAA